A genomic segment from Nicotiana sylvestris chromosome 1, ASM39365v2, whole genome shotgun sequence encodes:
- the LOC138872795 gene encoding uncharacterized protein — protein sequence MSNNEVQANNEVRIDIDDNVEESQEEVNPSMEHIVDIPEPVVPKSKAPIPRPPPPYPQRLAKQNGENQFKKFIDMLKSLSIYVPLVEALDAFTIPCTIGSADFAKALCDLGESIKLMPYLIFKTLEIGKPRPTSIGLQMVDLTMKRPLGIIDDVLVRVDKFILSTNFVILDCEVDYEVLIILGRPFLVTGKALVDVEARELTFRVGDEKVVLHVCKSLI from the exons ATGTCGAACAATGAAGTGCAAGCAAATAAtgaggtgagaattgatattgatgACAATGTGGAGGAATCTCAAGAGGAAGTGAACCCCTCTATGGAGCATATTGTTGACATACCGGAACCGGTAGTGCCAAAGTCTAAGGCACCCATTCCtaggcctcctcctccataccctcaaaggcttgccaagcaaaatggcgagaaccaattcaaaaagttcattgacatgttGAAGAGTCTATCTATCTACGTGCCACTGGTTGAGGCTTTAGA CGCTTTCACAATCccttgtaccattggaagtgccgacttcgCTAAAGCCCTTTGTGATCTTGGGGAAAGTATCAAGTTGATGCCCTATTTGATTTTCAAAACTTTAGAAATTGggaaaccaagacccacatcgATAGGATTACAAATGGTGGATCTAACCATGAAAAGACCGTTGGGTATCATTGATGATGTGCTGGTTCGTGTTGACAAGTTCATTCTCTCGACGAAttttgttattcttgattgtgaggttgattatgaggtgttgattattcttgggagacctttccttgttACGGGGAAGGCTCTAGTTGATGTTGAAGCCAGAGAGCTTACTTTTCGGGttggtgatgagaaagtggtttTACATGTGTGTAAGTCTTTGATATAA
- the LOC138872799 gene encoding uncharacterized protein: MMKRLSINVPLVEALEQMSNYAKFMKDLVTKKRSINCETIKMTHQVSAIVHSMAPNLEDPDAFTIPCTIRSADFSKALCDLGASIHLMPYSIFKILGIEQPKPTSMILLMADRTIKRPLGIIDDVLVRVDKFILPADFVILDCEVNYEVPIILGRHFLATGNALVDVEAGELTFGVSDEKVVFHMCKSMRKPNSNEVWFFIDLVTDVIIDEASTMMNVDDTLEVVLLNCDDEEMEGYVECVIALQGMGSFTYEPHKLSLDLENRTNPPT, translated from the coding sequence atgatgaaaaggctatctattaatgtgccattgGTTGAGGCTTTAGAGCAGATGTCCAattatgcaaagttcatgaaggacttggtgacaaagaagaggtcgataaattgtgaaactataaagatgactcatcaagtgagtgcaattgtgcattcAATGGCTCCTAATTTGGAAGATCCCGACGCTTTCACAATCCCTTGTACCATTAGAAGTGCTGACTTTtctaaagctctttgtgatcttggggcaagtatcCACTTGATGCCCTATTCTATTTTCAAGATTTTGGGAATTGAGCAACCAAAACCTACATCTATGATATTACTAATGGCGGATCGTACCATAAAGAGACCGTTGGGTAtaattgatgatgtgttggttcgtgttgataaattTATTCTCCCGGCGGAttttgttattcttgattgtgaggttaattATGAGGTGCCAATCATTCTTGGGAGAcatttccttgctacggggaatgCTCTAGTTGATGTTGAAGCCGGAGAACTTACTTTCGGGGTTAGTGATGAGAAAGTGGTTTTCCATATGTGTAAGTCTATGAGGAAACCCAATAGCAATGAGGTGTGGTTTTTCATAGACTTGGTGACCGATGTGATTATTGATGAAGCAAGTACCATGATGAATGTTGATGATACTTTGGAGGTCGTCTTGCTCAATTGTGATGATGAAGAAATGGAAGGTTACGTGGAATGTGTGATcgctttgcaaggaatggggtcgtTCACTTATGAGCCTCACAAgttgtccttggatcttgagaatagaaccAATCCTCCAACATAG